The following proteins are co-located in the Pyxicephalus adspersus chromosome Z, UCB_Pads_2.0, whole genome shotgun sequence genome:
- the MAP3K10 gene encoding mitogen-activated protein kinase kinase kinase 10, translating to MAGMDGLPKPEPMLWQNSKDPKENGMWHDVQSFGVSNPLWTAVFDYEATAEEELTLRRGDLVEILSKDSTVSGDEGWWTGKVKDKVGIFPSNYVVSDLKYTTLRNAPKDFPHPLQIKFEELELEEIIGVGGFGKVYKGIWREEEVAVKAVRHDPDEDINVTAENVRQEAKLFCMLRHPNIIALKGVCLTPPHLCLVMEYARGGPLHRALAGKKVPAHVLVNWAVQIARGMKYLHDEAIVPVIHRDLKSSNILILEKIENNDLFNKTLKITDFGLAREWQKTTKMSAAGTYAWMAPEVIRLSLFSKSSDVWSFGVLLWELLTGEVPYREIDALAVAYGVAMNKLTLPIPSTCPDPFVRILEACWDPDPHSRPSFSIILDQLTTIEQSAMFQMPLESFHSLQEDWRLEIQQMFDELRTKEKELRSREEELVRAAEEQRNLEEMLRRREQELAEREFDIVERELNIIMYQMYQEKPKVKKRKGNFKKSRLKHKDGNRISLPSGFEHKITVQASPTLDKCKGQGSSSYSPPGSPLIIPRLRAIRCFPCPPHRLKALGEGSKQWSSSAPNLGKSPKHTPMSVGFASLTEMEEYADNEGSVPQSPYSTQSYLTLPLQSDTRSNNEDSSLSAASSSDSPKRNSQSRRKSELVLLGCASLLAAVALGTDLAELVPQEEKRKGIFQWAARGIKRSGNSPSHSMSKEEPVIPPSSVTLISLSSISDCNSTKSLIRSDSDDTGLASDNVPCGQLADEEPSRDQALLGRNPLVDYKVESFKRDPRQSLTPTHVTATRANSTAARGHRRTPSDGAIRQVTPGHRRSPSDGSTPPQLCDAGSKEHTPFPRLPDPHFIFPPPARRKTQDKDSAVERPTTLEFAPRPRPSAGRPRLDPWKFVSLSRTHSSSPPGSGGDGSSSGSADGVQVGGAEETLLDMEVEGQRLDNTVPLCGGGFLPQTDPYFNLGADIS from the exons ATGGCAGGTATGGATGGCCTTCCGAAACCTGAACCTATGTTGTGGCAAAATTCTAAAGACCCAAAGGAAAATGGGATGTGGCATGATGTACAGAGTTTTGGGGTGTCCAACCCTTTGTGGACCGCCGTTTTTGACTATGAGGCCACGGCAGAGGAGGAATTGACATTACGGAGGGGTGACCTGGTGGAGATCCTCTCCAAGGACTCTACAGTCTCCGGAGATGAAGGATGGTGGACAGGAAAGGTTAAAGACAAGGTGGGCATATTTCCCAGTAACTATGTGGTCAGTGACCTGAAGTATACAACTTTGAGGAATGCCCCAAAGGATTTCCCTCACCCGCTTCAGATAAAATTTGAAGAGCTGGAGTTGGAGGAGATCATTGGCGTAGGAGGATTTGGGAAAGTCTACAAGGGAATATGGAGAGAAGAAGAGGTGGCAGTAAAAGCAGTACGCCATGACCCCGATGAAGACATCAATGTCACAGCTGAAAATGTCAGGCAGGAGGCCAAGCTCTTTTGCATGCTACGACACCCCAACATTATAGCTTTGAAAGGGGTGTGCTTGACGCCCCCTCATCTATGCCTAGTCATGGAGTATGCCCGAGGCGGACCATTACACCGGGCTCTGGCAGGAAAAAAGGTCCCAGCTCATGTATTGGTCAACTGGGCAGTGCAGATTGCTCGAGGCATGAAGTATCTCCACGATGAAGCAATCGTACCTGTCATTCACAGAGACTTGAAGTCCAGCAACA TCCTAATACTTGAGAAGATCGAGAACAATGacttatttaataaaaccttGAAGATAACGGACTTTGGTCTAGCCAGGGAATGGCAAAAGACCACGAAGATGAGTGCTGCTGGCACCTATGCTTGGATGGCCCCGGAAGTGATTCGTCTGTCTCTCTTCTCCAAGAGTAGTGATGTGTGGAG TTTTGGTGTTCTCCTCTGGGAACTGCTGACTGGGGAAGTTCCATACCGGGAAATTGATGCTCTAGCTGTTGCCTATGGGGTTGCAATGAACAAACTGACACTTCCGATTCCATCAACTTGCCCAGACCCATTTGTTAGGATCCTAGAAG CATGCTGGGACCCAGATCCTCACAGCCGCCCCTCCTTCTCCATCATTTTGGATCAGCTGACCACTATAGAGCAGTCAGCCATGTTCCAGATGCCCTTGGAATCCTTCCATTCTCTGCAGGAAGATTGGAGACTGGAGATTCAGCAGATGTTTGATGAACTTAGAACCAAAGAGAAG GAGCTGCGTAGCCGGGAAGAGGAGCTGGTGCGTGCAGCCGAGGAGCAGAGGAACTTAGAAGAAATGCTTCGCAGAAGGGAGCAGGAGCTGGCAGAGAGGGAGTTTGACATTGTGGAGCGGGAGCTGAACATCATCATGTACCAAATGTACCAGGAGAAACCCAAGGTGAAGAAACGGAAAGGCAACTTCAAGAAGAGTCGCCTAAAACACAAGGATGGCAATCGGATCAGCTTACCCTCAG GGTTTGAACATAAGATTACGGTACAGGCATCACCGACTCTGGACAAGTGCAAAGGGCAGGGATCAAGCAGCTACAGCCCACCAGGGAGCCCTCTGATTATCCCCAGACTCCGAGCCATTCGAT GCTTTCCATGTCCTCCCCATAGGCTGAAGGCACTTGGAGAAGGCAGCAAACAGTGGTCCAGCAGTGCACCCAACCTTGGAAAATCGCCTAAGCATACGCCCATGAGTGTGGGTTTTGCAAGTCTGACAGAAATGG AGGAATATGCAGATAATGAAGGCTCAGTTCCCCAATCCCCATACTCCACGCAGTCCTACCTCACCCTGCCCCTCCAGTCTGATACCAGGAGTAACAATGAAGATTCAAGTCTTTCTGCAGCATCATCTTCAGACAGCCCCAAGCGCAACTCCCAGTCCCGAAGAAAAAGTGAACTGGTGTTGTTGGGATGTGCATCTCTTCTGGCAGCTGTAGCACTTGGCACTGACTTGGCAGAGTTGGTCCCgcaagaagagaaaagaaagggcATTTTTCAGTGGGCTGCAAGGGGCATCAAGCGTAGTGGTAATTCTCCAAGCCACTCTATGTCTAAGGAGGAGCCAGTCATTCCACCCAGTTCAGTTACACTCATCTCATTGTCTTCCATCTCAGACTGTAACTCCACCAAGTCCCTTATACGCTCAGATAGTGATGACACTGGACTGGCCAGTGATAACGTGCCCTGTGGGCAGCTTGCGGACGAGGAGCCCAGTAGGGATCAGGCTCTCCTTGGCCGAAATCCCCTAGTGGACTACAAAGTGGAGAGTTTTAAAAGGGACCCCAGGCAGTCCTTGACGCCCACTCACGTCACAGCCACCAGAGCCAATTCTACAGCAGCCAGGGGTCACAGAAGGACTCCATCTGATGGGGCCATAAGGCAGGTAACACCGGGTCATAGACGTTCACCTTCAGATGGCAGCACACCCCCACAACTATGTGACGCAG GTTCCAAAGAGCACACTCCGTTTCCACGTTTGCCGGATCCCCACTTCATATTCCCACCTCCAGCAAGGCGTAAAACCCAAGACAAAGATTCAGCAGTTGAAAGACCGACCACCCTAGAGTTTGCTCCCAGGCCTCGCCCTTCTGCTGGCCGCCCAAGACTAGACCCTTGGAAATTTGTGTCCCTTTCTCGGACTCACAGCTCATCTCCACCCGGCAGCGGAGGGGATGGCAGCTCCAGTGGATCTGCAGATGGTGTTCAGGTTGGAGGAGCTGAGGAGACCCTTCTAGACATGGAGGTGGAAGGACAAAGATTGGACAACACTGTCCCGCTGTGTGGGGGTGGGTTCCTGCCACAGACTGACCCTTATTTTAATTTGGGGGCAGATATTTCCTAA